Proteins encoded within one genomic window of Nordella sp. HKS 07:
- the kdpA gene encoding potassium-transporting ATPase subunit KdpA, with protein MTLAGWLQIILVFAIVIAAALPLGLYMARLFGRAELLPAEGGLYRLAGVDPKREQSWASYALAMLLFNFIGFVVLYLLQRLQFYLPLDPQGFSGTSEHLAFNTAVSFVSNTNWQSYGGETTMSHFTQMAGFTVQNFLSAATGIALAVAVTRAFARTEAKTLGNFWVDMTRATLYVLLPLAIIVALGFAALGVPQTLQGSVEATTLEGAKQVIALGPVASQEAIKQLGTNGGGFFNANSAHPFENPNQWANYLSIFAMLVVSAAMPIMFGRMVGDMRQGRALLIVMMVMLAAGAAAIYWSEASGNPLLSQLGIDSPANYEGKEVRFGLAMSVLFAAVTTGLSCGAVNAMHASLTPLGGLVPMFLMQLGEILPGGVGSGLYGMIVMALLGVFIAGLMVGRTPDYLGKKIEAKEMKLAVLAILVLPLVILGFTAISAMLPVALSSLANSGPHGLSEILYAFSSATGNNGSAFAGLNANTPWFNTTLGIAMAMGRFAYVIPVMAIAGALAAKKKIPQTQGSFPTHGPLFVGLLIGVILILGGLQYFPALALGPIVEHFAMLAGKTF; from the coding sequence ATGACCCTCGCAGGCTGGCTGCAGATCATTCTCGTTTTCGCCATCGTCATTGCCGCGGCCTTGCCGCTCGGCCTCTATATGGCGAGGCTCTTCGGCCGCGCCGAACTCTTGCCGGCGGAAGGCGGTCTCTATCGTCTTGCCGGCGTCGATCCCAAACGCGAGCAGAGCTGGGCCTCCTACGCGCTCGCCATGCTGCTCTTCAACTTCATCGGCTTCGTCGTCCTCTATCTACTTCAGCGGCTGCAGTTCTATCTGCCGCTGGACCCGCAGGGTTTTTCCGGCACCAGCGAGCATCTCGCCTTCAACACCGCCGTCAGCTTCGTCAGCAACACCAACTGGCAGTCCTATGGCGGTGAAACGACGATGAGCCATTTCACGCAGATGGCCGGCTTCACGGTGCAGAACTTTCTCTCAGCCGCCACCGGCATCGCGCTCGCCGTGGCAGTGACGCGTGCCTTCGCGCGCACGGAAGCGAAGACTCTCGGCAATTTCTGGGTCGATATGACCCGCGCGACGCTCTATGTGCTGCTGCCGCTGGCGATCATCGTCGCCTTGGGCTTCGCGGCGCTCGGCGTGCCGCAGACGCTGCAAGGCTCGGTCGAGGCGACCACGCTCGAAGGGGCCAAGCAGGTGATCGCGCTGGGCCCGGTCGCGAGCCAGGAGGCCATCAAGCAGCTCGGCACCAATGGCGGCGGCTTCTTCAACGCCAATTCCGCGCATCCTTTCGAGAACCCAAATCAGTGGGCCAATTACCTCTCGATCTTCGCCATGCTGGTCGTCTCGGCCGCCATGCCGATCATGTTCGGCCGCATGGTGGGCGACATGCGCCAGGGCAGGGCGCTTCTCATCGTGATGATGGTGATGCTCGCAGCCGGCGCCGCCGCCATCTATTGGTCGGAGGCGAGCGGTAATCCACTTCTGAGCCAGCTCGGCATCGACAGCCCCGCCAATTATGAAGGCAAGGAAGTGCGCTTCGGGCTCGCCATGTCGGTGCTCTTCGCCGCCGTCACGACCGGCCTCTCCTGCGGCGCGGTCAATGCCATGCACGCCTCGCTCACGCCGCTCGGCGGCCTTGTCCCGATGTTTCTGATGCAGCTCGGCGAGATCCTGCCGGGCGGCGTCGGCTCCGGCCTCTATGGCATGATCGTGATGGCGCTGCTCGGCGTCTTCATCGCCGGTCTGATGGTCGGCCGCACGCCGGACTATCTCGGCAAAAAGATCGAGGCCAAGGAGATGAAGCTGGCGGTACTCGCCATCCTCGTCCTGCCGCTCGTCATCCTGGGCTTCACCGCCATTTCGGCGATGCTGCCGGTGGCGCTGTCGAGCCTCGCCAATAGCGGCCCGCACGGTCTCTCCGAGATCCTCTACGCCTTCTCCTCGGCCACCGGCAACAACGGCTCGGCCTTCGCCGGTCTCAACGCCAACACGCCGTGGTTCAACACGACGCTCGGCATCGCCATGGCCATGGGCCGCTTCGCCTATGTCATTCCGGTGATGGCGATCGCGGGCGCGCTCGCCGCCAAGAAAAAGATCCCGCAGACGCAGGGCAGTTTCCCCACCCATGGGCCGCTCTTCGTGGGGCTGCTGATCGGCGTGATCCTGATCCTCGGCGGCCTGCAATATTTCCCGGCCCTCGCCTTGGGCCCCATCGTCGAGCATTTCGCCATGCTTGCCGGCAAGACCTTCTAG
- a CDS encoding TonB-dependent receptor, whose product MMTGRTKTNLFQIRRHLRLLLLGSALLGCPGAFAVTKTQDLRFSIPSQSVAAALDDFARQSGWQFGYASAALGSTRTRAVSGLMPPEQALRTMLAGTGLELRMTGPRSVALVVPEIFAATVLEDGSGLLDPIVVVAKDGEAKAADAPYETPGSSTHISAEDIQRTPPTSVGDMLKTAPGVMPSGNRVGASMDVNIRGLQGQNRVNVMVDGTRQTNNSYRGYRGSRNEVYVDPDFVGGIDIAKGPAGGIGGVGAMGGVVNMRLLEASDIVREGESYTARIKTAIGNNTIAPNDAESTGIRNDGSEFFNGEAWMGNAVIATVKDDYELVAGFSRRKSGNYFAGSKGKSTFIDDRNPWVRPKEKNISPIGPGDEVFNTSQDITSFLAKGNYKWGDGHSLGLGYTFYNNKYGEFDETLLLFGANSARAKNYGGDAANLSSFDTPLGLLSMSIGTEFVLEQAREDDPATSGFFGVNPSGDRLLLSAFNQSKLDVTDWLTVAGGLRYDYYESEGKEDLADTLDKNGSRINPSGSLTVEPFEGFQLFGAYFEGWRPPSLRETASRQTDYLVPNPELDPELSRNFEFGLNALRDDIFFDGDKFRFKAVRFDNTYDDYIIRKRRPSDGLYSWDNIDKAEFRGYEFSAAYDAGYAFLEGTFTKYDHISYCDEVPANRPRCDFGVAGTDYGLMAIPPKYSGSVTAGVRLFEEALTFGGRAYFFGQRYGGYKTVAGAVNSPIYYDAKTVYDLFGSYKVDETFTVDIAVENVGDEYYLDPLSTGLVPSPGRTVRMGLTATF is encoded by the coding sequence ATGATGACCGGGCGGACGAAGACGAACTTGTTTCAGATCAGGCGGCATCTGCGGCTGCTGCTGTTGGGCTCCGCTCTATTGGGTTGTCCCGGTGCGTTTGCCGTGACGAAGACGCAGGATCTGCGCTTCTCGATACCGTCACAGTCTGTTGCGGCCGCACTCGACGACTTCGCGCGCCAATCCGGCTGGCAGTTCGGCTATGCCAGCGCCGCGCTCGGATCGACCAGGACACGCGCCGTCTCGGGCCTGATGCCGCCGGAACAGGCCTTGCGGACGATGCTTGCCGGAACGGGGCTCGAACTGCGCATGACCGGCCCGCGAAGCGTCGCCCTGGTGGTGCCCGAGATCTTCGCCGCCACGGTGCTGGAAGATGGGTCCGGGCTTCTCGATCCGATTGTGGTCGTCGCCAAGGACGGCGAGGCAAAGGCCGCCGATGCGCCCTATGAGACGCCAGGGTCTTCGACCCATATTTCGGCGGAGGATATCCAGCGCACGCCGCCGACGTCGGTCGGCGACATGCTGAAGACGGCGCCGGGCGTTATGCCTTCCGGCAACCGGGTCGGCGCCTCAATGGATGTCAATATCCGCGGCCTCCAGGGCCAGAACCGCGTGAATGTCATGGTCGACGGCACGCGCCAGACCAACAACTCCTATCGCGGCTATCGCGGCAGCCGCAATGAAGTCTATGTCGATCCCGATTTCGTCGGCGGCATCGATATCGCCAAGGGTCCCGCGGGCGGGATCGGCGGCGTCGGCGCCATGGGCGGCGTCGTCAATATGCGCCTCCTCGAAGCGAGTGACATCGTGCGCGAAGGCGAGAGCTACACCGCACGCATCAAGACCGCCATCGGCAACAACACGATCGCCCCGAACGACGCGGAATCCACCGGCATTCGCAATGACGGCTCGGAATTCTTCAACGGCGAGGCCTGGATGGGCAATGCCGTCATCGCCACGGTCAAGGACGACTATGAGCTGGTCGCCGGCTTCTCGCGCCGTAAATCCGGCAACTATTTCGCCGGCTCGAAGGGCAAATCCACCTTTATCGACGACCGCAATCCGTGGGTCAGGCCCAAGGAGAAGAACATCTCGCCGATTGGACCCGGCGATGAGGTGTTCAACACCTCGCAGGACATCACCTCCTTCCTCGCCAAGGGCAACTACAAGTGGGGCGACGGTCATTCGCTTGGTCTTGGCTACACTTTCTACAACAATAAATATGGCGAGTTCGATGAGACCCTGCTGCTCTTCGGCGCCAACAGCGCGCGTGCGAAGAACTATGGCGGTGATGCTGCCAATCTGTCGAGCTTCGATACGCCGCTTGGCCTTCTGAGCATGAGCATCGGCACGGAGTTCGTTCTCGAGCAGGCGCGCGAGGACGATCCCGCTACATCCGGCTTTTTCGGTGTCAATCCGAGTGGCGACCGCCTGCTGCTGAGCGCCTTCAATCAGTCGAAGCTCGATGTCACCGACTGGCTCACTGTGGCGGGCGGCCTGCGCTATGATTATTACGAATCCGAGGGCAAGGAGGACCTTGCCGATACTCTGGACAAGAACGGCAGCCGCATCAATCCGTCGGGGAGCCTCACGGTCGAGCCCTTCGAAGGTTTTCAGCTTTTCGGCGCCTATTTCGAGGGCTGGCGTCCGCCGAGCCTGCGTGAGACGGCATCGCGCCAGACGGACTATCTCGTGCCAAATCCCGAACTCGATCCAGAATTATCGCGCAATTTCGAGTTCGGCCTTAATGCATTGCGCGACGACATCTTCTTCGACGGCGACAAGTTCCGCTTCAAGGCGGTGCGCTTCGACAATACCTATGACGACTACATCATTCGCAAGCGCCGCCCCTCGGACGGTCTCTATAGCTGGGACAATATCGACAAGGCGGAGTTCAGAGGCTACGAATTCTCTGCCGCCTACGATGCGGGCTACGCCTTCCTCGAAGGTACTTTCACCAAATACGATCATATCAGCTATTGCGACGAGGTCCCGGCCAACCGGCCGCGTTGCGACTTCGGTGTCGCCGGCACTGACTACGGCCTGATGGCGATTCCGCCAAAATATTCAGGCAGCGTCACTGCCGGCGTGCGTCTCTTCGAGGAGGCGCTGACCTTTGGCGGCCGCGCCTATTTCTTCGGCCAGCGCTATGGCGGTTACAAAACCGTCGCCGGCGCCGTCAATTCGCCGATCTACTATGACGCGAAGACCGTCTACGATCTCTTCGGCAGTTACAAGGTCGATGAGACCTTCACCGTCGATATCGCCGTCGAGAATGTAGGTGATGAATATTACCTCGATCCTCTGTCGACAGGCCTCGTCCCCTCGCCCGGCCGAACCGTCAGGATGGGACTGACGGCGACGTTTTAG
- the kdpC gene encoding potassium-transporting ATPase subunit KdpC, which yields MFSQLRPALFLFALLMLITGIAYPLAMTGVAQALFPGKANGSLVVLDGKVRGSALLGQTFADNRYFWPRISAAGSGYDASASSGANLGPTSKKLIERIAADAERIKAADGVQSLPPDAATASASGLDPQISPAYALQQVGRVAKARNLAEERVRGLVESHIYRPVLGIFGEPRVSVLSLNIALDALGAG from the coding sequence ATGTTCTCACAATTGCGCCCGGCGCTGTTCCTCTTCGCTCTTCTCATGCTCATCACCGGCATCGCCTATCCCCTGGCGATGACGGGGGTGGCGCAAGCGCTATTCCCGGGCAAGGCCAATGGCAGCCTGGTCGTCCTCGACGGCAAGGTGAGGGGCTCGGCTCTCTTAGGCCAGACCTTCGCCGACAATCGCTATTTCTGGCCGCGCATCTCGGCCGCCGGTTCCGGCTATGACGCTTCGGCATCCTCGGGCGCCAATCTGGGGCCGACATCGAAGAAGCTCATCGAGCGGATCGCGGCGGATGCCGAGCGCATCAAGGCCGCTGATGGCGTCCAGAGCCTGCCGCCAGATGCCGCCACAGCTTCGGCGAGCGGGCTCGACCCCCAAATCTCGCCCGCCTATGCGCTGCAGCAAGTGGGGCGAGTCGCCAAAGCGCGCAACCTTGCCGAGGAGCGCGTGAGAGGGCTGGTCGAGAGCCACATCTACAGGCCGGTGCTTGGCATATTCGGCGAGCCGCGCGTCAGCGTGCTTTCCCTCAACATCGCTCTTGACGCGCTGGGGGCCGGATAG
- a CDS encoding sensor histidine kinase KdpD — protein sequence MVQSPHLRPSPDALLKLAGREARGKLKVFLGASPGVGKTYAMLSGARRLKAEGRDVMVGLVETHGRSDTAALLEGLEVLPRRPVAYKGRTLMEFDVDAALARRPDLIIVDELAHTNAPDSRHPKRFQDVEELLTAGIDVWTALNIQHVESLSDVVAGITGITIREVVPDTVIERADDVVVVDVTPDELLERLRDGKVYLPDNARRAADNFFKPGNLTALRELALRRTADRVDDEMVDFLRQNAIEGPWPTAERILVCVGPDAQSQAVVRVAGRLAKGLNAGWVAAHLDRIGRDGRDPEALKRVEEALKLAQRLGADISRLSARDLPTEVLRYARRENITQIVLGRSRASWFKRFIGRSLSDEITRQAEGIAVHIVTPPKGKAPSFQWPRPVMAASAYIGAFVAVAIATGLGLFAIQWLQAPAISMFFLAAVLLCANRFGTSSAIVAALLSFLAYNFFFIAPLHTLTVASPHELLALTVFLLVAVITGSLSGRVREQSVAAGRRIFQTQMLFDFSRKLSGTAALDDVLWAVASQTASAIKGESIVLLGENGELEIKAAFPPEDIMGPGEWTAARWALNHREAAGLGTTTLPNAHFTFRPLATPRGIVGVIGLRPGARDVSGEDQRVIEALIDQTTVAIERTLLAVDAAKAEAMAESERLRSALLSSISHDLRTPLATILGAVTSLRSLGGQMPKESQSELLSAIEEETRRMSQFVTNLLDMTRLEAPNLEIGRDWVDLADVIRAAVTRARSTWPERRIELAIAAGLPLVHGDSGLLEQVVFNLLDNAHKYSPAGSPTKVGAAARLGEILIEVSDEGQGIPPDDLERVFDKFYRAKQGDGRSAGVGLGLAICRGIVSALGGSITAASPIADGRGTRITIRLPVPRQTV from the coding sequence ATGGTCCAAAGTCCTCACCTTCGTCCGTCACCGGACGCCCTCCTGAAGCTTGCCGGGCGTGAAGCGCGCGGCAAGCTCAAGGTGTTTCTGGGGGCATCCCCTGGCGTAGGCAAGACCTATGCGATGCTGTCGGGTGCCCGGCGGCTCAAGGCGGAAGGCCGCGACGTTATGGTCGGCCTCGTCGAAACGCATGGGCGTAGCGACACGGCGGCCTTGCTTGAGGGCCTCGAAGTGCTGCCGCGCCGGCCGGTCGCCTATAAGGGCCGGACGCTGATGGAATTCGACGTCGATGCGGCGCTGGCGCGCAGGCCCGACCTCATCATCGTCGACGAGCTCGCGCATACGAACGCGCCGGATAGCCGGCATCCGAAGCGTTTTCAGGATGTCGAGGAACTGCTCACTGCCGGCATCGACGTCTGGACGGCGCTCAACATCCAGCATGTCGAAAGCCTGTCCGACGTCGTCGCCGGCATCACTGGCATCACCATCCGCGAAGTGGTGCCCGACACGGTGATCGAGAGGGCGGATGACGTCGTGGTGGTCGACGTCACGCCGGACGAGCTTCTGGAAAGACTGAGGGACGGCAAGGTCTATCTGCCGGACAATGCCAGGCGCGCCGCCGACAATTTCTTCAAGCCGGGCAATCTCACCGCCTTGCGCGAACTGGCGCTCAGGCGCACCGCCGACCGCGTCGATGACGAGATGGTCGACTTTCTGCGCCAGAACGCCATCGAAGGGCCGTGGCCGACGGCAGAGCGCATCCTGGTCTGCGTCGGGCCGGATGCGCAGTCGCAGGCGGTGGTGCGCGTGGCGGGGAGGCTCGCCAAGGGACTCAATGCCGGCTGGGTGGCGGCGCATCTCGATCGAATCGGGCGCGATGGGCGCGATCCGGAGGCGCTGAAGCGGGTCGAGGAGGCGCTGAAACTCGCGCAACGCCTCGGCGCCGACATCTCCAGGCTTTCGGCACGCGATCTGCCCACTGAAGTCCTGCGCTATGCGAGACGCGAGAACATCACCCAGATCGTGCTCGGGCGCTCGCGCGCCTCCTGGTTCAAGCGCTTCATCGGCCGTTCGCTGTCGGACGAGATCACGCGCCAGGCGGAAGGCATAGCCGTCCATATCGTGACGCCGCCCAAGGGCAAGGCGCCATCTTTCCAATGGCCGCGTCCGGTGATGGCGGCAAGCGCCTATATCGGCGCCTTCGTCGCGGTGGCGATCGCCACGGGCCTCGGCCTTTTTGCGATCCAATGGTTGCAGGCGCCGGCCATCTCGATGTTCTTCCTCGCCGCGGTGCTGCTGTGCGCCAACCGTTTCGGCACTAGCAGCGCCATCGTGGCGGCACTGCTTTCGTTTCTCGCCTATAATTTCTTCTTCATCGCGCCGCTCCACACGCTGACCGTGGCAAGCCCGCATGAGCTTCTGGCGCTCACCGTGTTCCTGCTGGTCGCGGTCATTACCGGCAGCCTGTCGGGACGCGTGCGCGAACAATCGGTTGCGGCCGGCCGGCGCATATTCCAGACGCAGATGCTGTTCGACTTCTCGCGCAAGCTCTCGGGCACGGCAGCGCTCGACGATGTGCTCTGGGCGGTCGCCTCGCAGACGGCGTCGGCCATCAAGGGCGAGAGCATCGTGCTTCTGGGGGAGAATGGCGAGCTCGAGATCAAGGCGGCCTTTCCGCCGGAAGACATCATGGGCCCCGGCGAATGGACGGCGGCGCGCTGGGCGCTCAACCATCGCGAGGCGGCGGGGCTCGGCACCACGACCTTGCCCAACGCGCATTTCACCTTCCGTCCGCTCGCGACGCCGCGCGGCATCGTCGGTGTAATCGGCCTCAGGCCCGGCGCGCGCGATGTCTCGGGTGAGGATCAACGCGTGATCGAGGCGCTGATCGACCAGACAACGGTGGCGATCGAGCGCACATTACTGGCGGTGGACGCGGCCAAGGCCGAGGCCATGGCCGAAAGCGAACGTCTGCGTTCGGCGCTGCTCTCCTCCATCTCGCACGACCTGCGCACGCCGCTCGCCACGATCCTGGGCGCGGTGACGAGCCTCAGAAGCCTCGGCGGCCAGATGCCGAAGGAGAGCCAGAGCGAGCTTCTCTCGGCGATCGAGGAGGAGACGCGGCGCATGTCGCAATTCGTCACCAATCTCCTCGACATGACGCGCCTCGAGGCCCCCAATCTCGAGATCGGGCGCGACTGGGTCGATCTCGCCGACGTCATCCGGGCGGCGGTCACGCGTGCCCGCTCGACCTGGCCCGAGCGGCGGATCGAGCTCGCGATCGCGGCCGGGCTGCCGCTCGTCCATGGCGACAGCGGCCTGCTGGAGCAGGTGGTGTTCAATCTGCTCGACAATGCGCATAAATATTCACCCGCGGGCAGTCCCACCAAGGTCGGTGCCGCGGCGCGCCTCGGTGAGATCCTGATCGAGGTGAGCGATGAAGGGCAGGGCATTCCGCCTGACGATCTCGAGCGTGTCTTCGACAAGTTCTACCGCGCCAAACAGGGCGACGGGCGCAGTGCCGGCGTGGGCCTCGGCCTCGCCATCTGCCGCGGCATCGTGTCGGCGCTGGGCGGCAGCATCACGGCAGCAAGCCCGATTGCCGACGGCCGCGGCACGCGCATCACGATCCGACTGCCGGTGCCGCGCCAGACGGTCTAA
- the kdpB gene encoding potassium-transporting ATPase subunit KdpB → MSTKHVNPSLFDSKITREAMKQAFVKFRPKTLSRNPVIFVTAVVALLVTAMWLRDLFAGTGTAMFSGQIAAWLWFTVLFANFAEAVAEGRGKAQADALRRTRSDTVARRLLQPDARKDLYEKISALELSEGDIVIVEAGEVIPADGEIIEGIASVNESAITGESAPVIRESGGDRSAVTGGTTVLSDWIKVKVTAAPGHSFLDRMIALVEGAERQKTPNELALSILLSGMTLIFLFVVVSLWGIAGYSATILSVTVLAALLVTLIPTTIGGLLSAIGIAGMDRLIRFNVIATSGRAVEAAGDVDTLLLDKTGTITFGNRLATAFLPVPGTSEQALAETALLASLSDETPEGRSILALAKGNHHVAEPDLKGKKAVTVPFSALTRLSGVDLGDRVIRKGAVDAILKHVNVAASAAPAAFREAVDRISRTGGTPLAVAENGRLLGVIQLKDVVKSDIKERFNALRNMGIKTVMVTGDNPVTAAAIASEAGVDDFIAEATPEDKLAYIRAEQAKGRLIAMCGDGTNDAPALAQADVGVAMQSGTQAAREAGNMVDLDSNPTKLIEIVEIGKQLLMTRGSLTTFSIANDVAKYFAIIPALFVATYPELGALNIMGLSSPESAILSAVIFNALIIIALIPLALKGIAYRAVGAGELLRRNLLIYGFGGLVVPFIGIKAIDIIVSALQLA, encoded by the coding sequence ATGTCCACCAAACACGTCAATCCCTCGCTCTTCGACAGCAAGATCACGCGCGAGGCGATGAAGCAGGCCTTCGTCAAGTTCAGGCCGAAAACCCTGTCGCGCAATCCGGTGATCTTCGTCACCGCCGTCGTCGCCCTGCTGGTGACGGCGATGTGGCTGCGCGATCTGTTCGCTGGCACCGGGACCGCGATGTTCTCCGGCCAGATCGCCGCCTGGCTGTGGTTCACCGTGCTGTTCGCCAATTTCGCCGAAGCGGTGGCGGAAGGCAGAGGCAAGGCGCAGGCCGATGCGCTGCGGCGCACCCGCAGCGACACGGTCGCGCGCCGGCTCCTCCAGCCGGACGCGCGCAAAGACCTCTACGAGAAGATCTCGGCCCTCGAGCTCAGCGAAGGCGATATCGTGATCGTCGAGGCGGGCGAGGTCATCCCGGCCGATGGCGAGATCATCGAGGGCATCGCGTCCGTCAATGAATCGGCGATTACCGGCGAATCCGCTCCCGTGATCCGCGAATCGGGTGGCGACCGCTCTGCCGTCACCGGCGGCACGACGGTGCTCTCCGACTGGATCAAGGTGAAAGTGACCGCGGCCCCCGGCCACAGCTTCCTCGACCGCATGATCGCGCTGGTCGAAGGCGCCGAACGCCAGAAGACGCCGAATGAGCTGGCGCTGTCGATCCTGCTCTCCGGCATGACGCTCATCTTCCTGTTCGTCGTCGTGTCGCTGTGGGGCATTGCCGGCTATTCGGCGACCATTCTCTCGGTCACCGTGCTGGCCGCGCTGCTCGTCACCCTCATCCCGACGACGATCGGCGGGCTGCTCTCGGCCATCGGCATCGCCGGCATGGACCGGCTCATCCGCTTCAATGTGATCGCGACCTCGGGCCGCGCGGTGGAAGCGGCGGGCGATGTCGACACGCTGCTCCTCGACAAGACCGGCACGATCACCTTCGGCAACCGCCTGGCGACGGCGTTCCTGCCGGTACCGGGCACTTCAGAGCAGGCGCTCGCCGAGACCGCGCTCCTCGCCTCGCTGTCGGACGAGACGCCGGAGGGCCGCTCCATCCTCGCGCTGGCCAAGGGCAATCACCATGTCGCCGAGCCCGATCTCAAGGGCAAAAAGGCGGTGACGGTGCCGTTCTCGGCGCTGACTCGGCTGTCGGGCGTCGATCTCGGCGACCGTGTCATCCGCAAGGGCGCCGTCGATGCCATCCTCAAGCATGTCAACGTGGCGGCGAGCGCTGCGCCGGCCGCCTTCCGTGAAGCGGTAGACCGCATCTCACGTACCGGCGGCACGCCACTGGCGGTGGCCGAGAACGGACGCCTCCTCGGCGTCATTCAGCTCAAGGACGTGGTCAAGTCCGACATCAAGGAGCGCTTCAACGCGCTGCGCAATATGGGCATCAAGACGGTGATGGTGACCGGCGACAATCCGGTGACCGCCGCGGCCATCGCGTCCGAAGCGGGAGTCGACGATTTCATTGCGGAAGCCACGCCAGAGGACAAGCTCGCTTATATCCGCGCCGAGCAGGCCAAGGGCCGGCTCATCGCCATGTGCGGCGATGGCACCAATGACGCGCCCGCTCTGGCGCAGGCCGATGTCGGTGTGGCCATGCAGTCGGGCACCCAGGCCGCGCGCGAGGCCGGCAATATGGTCGATCTCGACTCCAATCCCACCAAGCTCATCGAGATCGTGGAAATCGGCAAGCAGCTCCTGATGACACGGGGCTCACTCACCACCTTCTCGATCGCCAATGACGTGGCGAAGTATTTCGCCATCATCCCGGCGCTGTTCGTGGCGACCTATCCGGAGCTCGGCGCGCTCAATATCATGGGGCTTTCCTCGCCCGAAAGCGCCATCCTGTCGGCGGTCATCTTCAACGCGCTGATCATTATCGCGCTGATCCCGCTGGCGCTGAAAGGCATCGCCTATCGCGCCGTCGGCGCGGGCGAGCTCCTGCGCCGCAACCTGCTCATCTACGGCTTCGGCGGACTGGTGGTGCCCTTCATCGGCATCAAGGCCATCGACATCATTGTTTCGGCGCTTCAACTCGCCTGA
- a CDS encoding FecR domain-containing protein, whose product MRQNRTADRASEKAMDWFIRLQSKPDDDRTRHDFARWRDAHVAHDEAFRRIERLMAMPSLHEASRRDAARLAKSPRPETRRSWTKYAAAMAAALLIVVGYLQYPALLLRWQADHMTAPGERKILTLPDGSLIELNTSSAVALDFAGGRRRLSLLAGEVFFDVKPDSAHPFTVTTRFSETTVKGTAFSIRTGDDEDMILLAHGRVAVSRLADRSSMVEIDPGQFVTADAAAISEVRTAALDMALAWRDGRVVFREEAFAKALSELDRYYVGSVVIANEQLETMKISGSYRIDDPRTAILTLAAAIGAKEARFPGGLIILY is encoded by the coding sequence GTGAGACAGAACAGAACTGCGGATCGAGCGAGCGAAAAGGCGATGGACTGGTTCATCCGCCTCCAGTCGAAGCCGGACGATGACCGAACGAGACATGACTTCGCGCGGTGGCGGGACGCACATGTCGCGCATGATGAGGCCTTCCGCCGCATCGAACGCTTGATGGCCATGCCGTCCCTGCACGAAGCGAGCCGGCGCGATGCCGCGCGACTGGCGAAAAGTCCACGGCCCGAAACACGCCGCTCCTGGACGAAATATGCCGCCGCAATGGCGGCCGCACTTCTCATCGTCGTCGGCTATCTCCAGTATCCGGCTCTCCTGCTCCGCTGGCAGGCCGACCACATGACGGCGCCCGGCGAACGGAAGATTCTGACGTTGCCCGACGGATCGCTCATTGAGCTGAATACGTCATCGGCTGTGGCGCTCGATTTCGCCGGAGGCAGGCGCCGTCTGAGCCTGCTCGCCGGCGAAGTCTTCTTCGACGTGAAGCCCGATTCCGCCCACCCTTTCACCGTCACGACGCGGTTCAGCGAAACGACCGTCAAGGGCACCGCCTTCTCCATCCGAACCGGGGACGACGAGGACATGATCCTGCTCGCCCATGGCCGTGTCGCGGTCAGCCGCCTCGCCGACAGATCCAGTATGGTCGAGATCGATCCGGGTCAGTTCGTAACCGCCGATGCCGCGGCGATTTCAGAGGTGAGGACCGCCGCGCTCGACATGGCGCTCGCCTGGCGCGACGGCCGTGTCGTGTTTCGCGAGGAGGCTTTCGCCAAAGCCCTGTCCGAGCTCGACCGCTATTATGTCGGCAGCGTCGTCATTGCCAATGAGCAGCTTGAAACGATGAAGATCAGCGGCAGCTATCGCATCGATGATCCGCGGACTGCCATCCTCACGCTCGCGGCAGCCATCGGCGCGAAGGAAGCACGGTTTCCCGGCGGCCTGATAATTCTTTACTGA
- a CDS encoding potassium-transporting ATPase subunit F, translating into MSACATGSRRPAMSEAFIGLLVAAGLVAYLVHTLVHPEKY; encoded by the coding sequence ATGTCCGCCTGTGCGACCGGATCTAGGAGGCCCGCCATGTCGGAAGCCTTCATCGGATTGCTCGTCGCGGCAGGCCTCGTCGCCTATCTCGTCCACACCCTCGTCCATCCCGAAAAATACTAG